A region of Bacillota bacterium DNA encodes the following proteins:
- a CDS encoding DUF456 domain-containing protein: protein MSDTIAIIVVSIFFLTSLVGTVLPIIPEAPLLVVGIVIYGLIAGFDELSLSFFIGQIILALAVIGVDYLTTAIGSRYFGGSRAAMWGSAIGLLVGLLFFPIGLLIGPFLGAALADFIFRRRTDQAIRSGVGATLGFWSALPIKLILKGIMIGWFFIRIFS, encoded by the coding sequence ATGAGCGATACAATAGCAATTATCGTAGTTTCTATTTTCTTTTTAACCAGTCTGGTTGGTACTGTCCTGCCGATTATTCCAGAAGCGCCTCTGCTTGTCGTCGGTATAGTTATCTATGGTTTAATTGCAGGGTTCGATGAACTCAGTCTCTCCTTTTTTATCGGCCAAATAATTCTGGCTTTAGCCGTGATTGGAGTTGACTATCTGACAACTGCCATTGGCAGCCGATATTTTGGTGGCTCCAGGGCTGCCATGTGGGGTTCCGCTATAGGCTTATTAGTCGGATTACTATTTTTCCCGATCGGTCTTTTAATCGGGCCATTCCTCGGGGCCGCTTTAGCCGATTTTATCTTCAGACGCCGTACCGATCAAGCGATCAGATCCGGTGTGGGTGCTACCCTCGGGTTCTGGAGTGCATTACCTATAAAGTTGATTCTTAAGGGCATAATGATCGGGTGGTTTTTTATTAGAATATTTTCATAA